The following are encoded together in the Adhaeribacter arboris genome:
- a CDS encoding SWIM zinc finger family protein encodes MLTLQNFETQVSPAILQRGKQYYSDKAITWLEEIEENKWQAEVEGTAIYQVNITLINQSEIRNYRCDCPYDGNTCKHAVAVFFALLAEIKKPNREPFRAKAKKDIFQSLLQSIKLAEFQEFIRRYAAKDKNFKTEFELYFAAKDSRIDVAQKYEDLIQKLIRKHSDHGFIDYRAANSLAKEVNKLLENSQDFIQQRNFRDAFMLATVVLKAMLKVATESDDSSGNLGGTIAHAIELLETISTSAAARELKEQVFLFLQEELSHKVYFNYGDYGYNLMEVFQNLAIELNKTAVYLNFIDAQLPRLNGFYDNFRKDYFQQQKIAFLKAIGQAKEAEELIQQNLTIVEVRQGEVEKAIAKKDYKAAKILIADGIALAESKNHPGTVAAWQKELLRIAVSEKNLAAIRHFTRHFAYNRGFDITYYKQWKETFRTTEWPVVIEKYIQETTAQLMPKWESNKGNYWNSKHPPLLHYLGPVFIQEQYWDRLLALVQREQDLKTTLKYHSYLAPRYPAELLEIYLPAFEQYGQQANGRGEYTDLTAKMKKVMQDIPAGKERIQNIARNLREQFPRRPAMLEELNKILK; translated from the coding sequence ATGCTCACGCTTCAAAACTTCGAAACACAGGTAAGTCCCGCCATCTTGCAACGGGGAAAACAATATTACAGCGATAAAGCCATTACCTGGCTGGAAGAAATAGAAGAAAACAAATGGCAGGCCGAAGTAGAAGGTACGGCGATCTACCAGGTGAACATTACGCTTATAAACCAATCCGAAATAAGGAACTACCGCTGCGATTGCCCCTACGATGGTAATACTTGCAAACATGCGGTAGCCGTATTTTTTGCTTTACTGGCCGAGATAAAAAAACCGAACCGGGAACCGTTTCGCGCCAAAGCGAAAAAAGATATTTTCCAAAGTTTACTGCAAAGTATTAAACTAGCCGAGTTTCAGGAGTTTATTCGCCGGTATGCCGCTAAAGATAAAAATTTTAAAACGGAGTTTGAATTATATTTTGCCGCCAAAGACAGCCGGATTGATGTAGCTCAGAAGTACGAAGATTTAATTCAGAAACTTATCCGCAAACACAGTGACCACGGCTTTATTGATTACCGGGCGGCAAATAGCTTAGCCAAAGAAGTAAATAAATTACTGGAAAATAGCCAGGATTTTATCCAACAACGAAATTTCCGGGATGCTTTTATGCTAGCCACCGTGGTATTAAAAGCCATGCTGAAAGTGGCCACCGAATCGGATGATTCGAGCGGCAACCTTGGGGGAACCATTGCCCACGCGATTGAACTCCTGGAAACCATTAGTACCAGCGCCGCGGCTCGTGAGTTGAAAGAGCAAGTATTTCTTTTCTTACAAGAAGAACTTAGCCATAAAGTATATTTCAATTACGGCGATTATGGTTACAACCTGATGGAAGTATTTCAAAATCTGGCCATTGAACTGAATAAAACCGCGGTATATTTAAATTTTATCGACGCGCAACTTCCCCGATTGAACGGCTTTTACGATAATTTCCGCAAAGATTATTTTCAGCAGCAAAAAATTGCATTCTTAAAGGCTATCGGCCAAGCAAAGGAGGCCGAAGAACTTATTCAGCAAAACTTAACCATTGTAGAAGTACGGCAGGGAGAAGTAGAGAAAGCTATCGCGAAAAAAGATTATAAAGCGGCCAAAATACTAATTGCCGATGGTATTGCCCTGGCCGAAAGTAAGAACCATCCGGGCACCGTAGCGGCGTGGCAAAAAGAACTATTGCGGATAGCCGTTTCAGAAAAAAATTTGGCGGCTATCCGGCACTTCACCCGGCATTTCGCTTATAATCGGGGTTTTGACATCACCTATTACAAACAATGGAAAGAAACTTTCCGCACCACGGAATGGCCCGTTGTCATTGAGAAGTATATTCAGGAAACCACTGCGCAACTAATGCCGAAATGGGAAAGTAATAAAGGAAACTACTGGAATTCAAAGCATCCGCCTTTGCTGCACTACCTAGGCCCGGTTTTTATTCAGGAGCAGTATTGGGACCGGCTATTAGCGCTGGTACAACGCGAGCAGGATCTAAAAACCACCTTGAAGTACCATAGCTACCTGGCCCCCCGCTACCCCGCCGAGTTATTAGAAATATACCTGCCCGCTTTCGAACAATACGGCCAGCAAGCCAATGGCCGGGGAGAATACACCGATCTGACCGCTAAAATGAAAAAAGTCATGCAAGACATACCCGCCGGTAAAGAAAGAATTCAAAATATAGCTCGTAACTTGAGAGAACAATTTCCGCGGCGCCCGGCCATGCTGGAAGAATTAAACAAAATATTAAAATAA
- a CDS encoding protein adenylyltransferase SelO — protein MESLSSKIYKNEFVNTFPGDESGNLKPRQTPGMLYSKAIPTPVRNPKLLAWSEDLARELEIQEPSEEDVNILGGNRVTESMYPYAACYAGHQFGNWAGQLGDGRAITLGEWSTTADKSWELQLKGAGPTAYSRRADGRAVLRSSVREYLMSEAMYYLGVPTTRALSLISTGDKVMRDMFYNGNPEYEPGAIVMRIAPSFLRFGNFEMLAARQEIDNLQKLVDWTITRFYPHITGSDKVINWYKEVVERTARLMVEWQRVGFVHGVMNTDNMSILGLTIDYGPFSFVDNYDLRFTPNTTDLPGRRYAFGKQSSIAYWNLGCLASALAPLFPDTDQLVAALETFEPIYFQHYYAMMGNKLGLDEIKPGDQELINEWQ, from the coding sequence ATGGAAAGTTTAAGCTCTAAAATATATAAGAACGAATTTGTAAACACTTTTCCGGGGGACGAAAGCGGCAACCTGAAACCCCGCCAAACGCCCGGAATGCTGTATAGTAAAGCAATACCTACCCCGGTACGAAACCCGAAATTACTCGCTTGGTCCGAGGATCTGGCCCGGGAACTGGAAATTCAAGAACCTTCCGAAGAAGACGTGAATATTTTGGGCGGAAACCGGGTTACCGAATCCATGTACCCGTACGCCGCCTGTTACGCCGGACACCAATTTGGTAACTGGGCCGGTCAACTAGGCGATGGCCGGGCCATTACCTTGGGCGAGTGGTCAACTACGGCGGATAAGTCCTGGGAGCTTCAGTTAAAAGGCGCCGGTCCAACTGCTTATTCGCGGCGGGCCGACGGACGGGCCGTATTACGTTCTTCGGTGCGGGAATATTTAATGAGCGAAGCCATGTATTACCTGGGCGTTCCCACAACCCGGGCTTTAAGTTTAATTTCTACCGGCGACAAAGTAATGCGCGATATGTTTTATAACGGCAATCCGGAGTACGAGCCAGGCGCCATTGTCATGCGAATAGCACCCAGCTTTTTACGTTTCGGGAATTTTGAAATGCTGGCGGCGCGTCAGGAAATAGATAATCTGCAAAAACTGGTTGATTGGACCATCACGCGATTTTACCCGCATATTACCGGCTCCGATAAAGTAATAAACTGGTATAAAGAAGTGGTAGAACGAACCGCTCGCTTAATGGTAGAATGGCAGCGGGTAGGCTTTGTGCACGGCGTGATGAATACCGATAATATGTCTATTCTAGGTTTAACAATTGACTACGGACCTTTTTCGTTTGTCGATAACTACGATTTGCGGTTTACGCCCAATACCACCGATTTACCGGGCCGACGCTACGCTTTTGGTAAGCAATCGAGTATTGCTTACTGGAATCTGGGCTGCCTGGCTAGCGCCTTGGCTCCTTTATTTCCGGACACCGACCAATTAGTAGCGGCTTTGGAAACCTTCGAACCCATTTATTTTCAACACTATTATGCCATGATGGGCAATAAACTCGGGCTTGACGAAATAAAACCCGGAGACCAAGAGCTGATTAATGAATGGCAATAA
- a CDS encoding DUF3037 domain-containing protein translates to MPEKHLFEYAVLRVVPRVEREEFLNVGVILYCPAQGFLQTIFELNEDRLKAFSDHIDIAELTARLRAFERVCAGKSEGGSIGQLPLAGRFRWLTATRSTVVQTSKVHSGLCVNAQETLLRLHAQLVL, encoded by the coding sequence ATGCCAGAAAAGCACTTATTTGAATACGCCGTTCTACGCGTGGTACCCCGCGTGGAACGCGAAGAATTTTTAAATGTCGGCGTTATTTTGTATTGTCCGGCGCAAGGATTTTTGCAAACTATATTTGAATTGAACGAAGATCGGTTAAAAGCTTTTTCCGACCACATAGATATTGCCGAACTAACAGCGCGCCTACGCGCCTTTGAGCGGGTTTGCGCCGGAAAATCCGAAGGAGGCAGTATCGGGCAATTACCCCTTGCGGGACGTTTCCGCTGGCTCACGGCTACCCGCAGTACCGTGGTTCAAACCTCAAAAGTTCATTCCGGCTTATGCGTAAATGCTCAAGAAACGCTACTTCGTTTACACGCGCAATTAGTTTTGTAA
- a CDS encoding HipA family kinase: MSYRSSLPRSVQVIRYVTPLREGGSLPAIVEADDEFLYVLKFRGAGQGVKALIAELVAGEIARTLGLRVPEIVFAQLDEAFGRSEPDEEIQDLLRASEGLNLGLHYLAGAITFDPLVNSVEGKLASQIVWLDCLVTNVDRTVRNPNMLIWHKDLWLIDHGAALYFHHAGLNWEEQSRRPFAPVKDHVLLRQATELATVDADFRALLSPARIEEIVAYIPDQWLISESSSESVEETRQVYAQFLNTRIAHSEIFVEEAQHARKALI, encoded by the coding sequence ATGAGTTATCGTTCATCTCTACCCCGCTCCGTTCAGGTTATTCGTTACGTTACCCCTTTGCGCGAAGGAGGCTCTTTGCCGGCCATTGTGGAAGCCGACGATGAGTTTTTGTACGTTCTTAAGTTCCGGGGAGCCGGCCAGGGAGTAAAAGCTTTGATTGCGGAACTGGTCGCCGGCGAAATAGCCCGTACCTTGGGTTTGCGGGTACCGGAAATTGTATTTGCCCAGCTCGACGAAGCTTTTGGCCGCTCCGAACCCGACGAAGAAATTCAGGACTTGCTGCGCGCCAGCGAAGGATTAAACTTGGGTCTTCATTACCTGGCCGGAGCCATCACCTTTGATCCGTTGGTAAATAGCGTGGAGGGTAAACTAGCTTCGCAGATTGTTTGGCTAGATTGTTTGGTTACCAATGTTGACCGCACCGTCCGCAACCCTAATATGCTTATCTGGCACAAAGATTTGTGGCTGATTGATCACGGGGCGGCCCTTTACTTTCATCATGCGGGGCTAAATTGGGAAGAGCAGAGCCGCCGGCCTTTTGCTCCAGTGAAAGACCACGTGTTGTTGCGCCAAGCTACCGAACTCGCCACCGTCGATGCCGACTTTCGGGCGCTTTTAAGTCCCGCTCGCATCGAGGAAATTGTAGCCTATATTCCGGACCAATGGCTTATAAGCGAATCTTCTTCTGAATCAGTGGAGGAAACTCGTCAGGTTTACGCCCAGTTTTTAAATACCCGGATTGCCCATTCAGAAATTTTTGTGGAAGAAGCGCAGCATGCCAGAAAAGCACTTATTTGA
- a CDS encoding START domain-containing protein, protein MTFLIFISVWVLSFINDSDQGNWELRRNENGIAIYSRKLTDVSFKQIKVECELPGTTSQLLKILRDVPHHPDWVYATAKASLIKKKNENNYIYLTETDMPWPVADRDLVAETIIYPITKAGHLYVEVKSLPEYVPVNKDFIRIPFSEATWDIFPLPGNKLKITYTFSINPGGAIPTWLVNATVVTGPYNTFMKLRKILNESQEN, encoded by the coding sequence ATGACTTTTTTGATATTTATCTCTGTCTGGGTTCTTAGTTTTATTAACGACTCGGACCAGGGAAATTGGGAATTGCGCCGGAATGAAAATGGTATCGCCATTTATTCCAGAAAATTAACGGATGTTTCGTTTAAACAAATTAAAGTGGAATGCGAATTGCCGGGTACGACTAGCCAATTATTAAAAATATTACGGGATGTACCCCATCATCCGGATTGGGTGTATGCCACCGCTAAAGCGAGCCTGATTAAAAAGAAAAACGAAAATAATTACATCTACCTTACGGAAACGGACATGCCCTGGCCCGTGGCGGACCGGGATTTAGTAGCGGAAACAATAATTTATCCCATTACTAAAGCCGGTCATTTGTATGTTGAGGTAAAAAGTTTGCCCGAGTACGTACCAGTAAATAAAGATTTTATCCGGATTCCTTTTTCCGAAGCTACCTGGGATATTTTTCCTTTGCCCGGCAACAAACTTAAAATTACCTACACTTTTAGTATCAATCCGGGCGGTGCCATTCCTACCTGGCTGGTAAACGCTACCGTGGTTACTGGTCCTTATAATACGTTTATGAAGCTGCGCAAAATACTCAACGAAAGCCAGGAAAATTAA
- a CDS encoding carboxylesterase/lipase family protein, whose product MHYVNKLVCVGLLAVSFLSEGLAQTKIKSSGSSALNQVKTANGLLEGTTEKSGIQAFKGVPFAAPPVGELRWREPQPVKNWTGVRPAKQFGPRAMQLALFGDMNFRSNGMNEDCLYLNVWTPAKTGKEKLPVLVYFYGGGFVAGDGSEPRYDGESMAQRGIVAVTVNYRLGIFGFMAHPELTKESPNKASGNYGLLDQSAALKWVKQNIAAFGGDPAKVTIAGESAGSFAVSAQMASPLSKNLFAGAIGESGSLLSLQPTVALAKGEETGVTFATSIGATSLAALRAMPAEQLLEATGKPGTPRFSVVTDGYFFPKSPKEIFMAGEQAHVPLLAGWNSEESGYRAILGQEAPTPENYKKAVEKLYTDRASEVLQAYPATTEEEVLDAATNLAGDRFIGYSTWKWIDVHSQTGGKPVYRYLYLRPRPEMTPEMGNAVAGLAGGVIKNPDASVKKAPPARGAVHSAEIEYAMGNLATNKVYAWTPDDYKVSATMQSYFANFIKTGNPNGKGLPSWPALKTGSPAQVMHLDVNTRVETDKNGERYLLLEKLSAK is encoded by the coding sequence ATGCATTACGTAAACAAACTGGTATGCGTGGGGCTTTTGGCAGTTTCGTTTCTGTCGGAAGGCTTAGCACAAACAAAAATCAAATCTTCGGGTAGTTCAGCTTTAAATCAGGTAAAAACGGCTAACGGCTTGCTCGAAGGCACCACGGAGAAAAGCGGCATTCAAGCTTTTAAAGGAGTGCCTTTTGCGGCTCCCCCGGTAGGTGAGCTCCGTTGGCGGGAACCCCAACCGGTAAAAAACTGGACGGGAGTTCGACCAGCCAAGCAGTTCGGTCCTCGCGCCATGCAATTAGCATTATTTGGCGACATGAATTTCCGGTCGAACGGCATGAACGAAGATTGTTTGTACTTGAACGTGTGGACCCCGGCTAAAACCGGAAAAGAAAAATTACCCGTGTTGGTTTACTTTTACGGCGGTGGCTTTGTGGCCGGCGATGGTTCGGAACCACGCTACGATGGCGAAAGCATGGCTCAGCGCGGTATTGTAGCCGTTACGGTAAATTATCGCCTCGGTATTTTTGGTTTTATGGCGCATCCGGAGTTAACGAAAGAATCGCCGAATAAAGCCTCCGGTAATTACGGTCTCCTGGACCAAAGTGCCGCTTTAAAATGGGTAAAACAAAATATTGCCGCTTTCGGCGGGGACCCCGCCAAAGTTACCATAGCCGGCGAGTCGGCTGGTTCGTTTGCCGTGAGTGCGCAAATGGCTTCTCCATTGTCTAAAAACTTATTTGCCGGAGCCATTGGCGAAAGTGGTTCTTTGTTGTCGTTGCAACCTACGGTAGCGCTTGCGAAGGGCGAGGAAACGGGTGTAACTTTCGCCACCAGCATTGGCGCTACTTCCTTGGCTGCTTTACGCGCTATGCCCGCAGAACAACTCTTGGAAGCAACCGGCAAACCGGGTACACCCCGCTTTTCGGTTGTAACCGATGGTTATTTCTTCCCGAAATCACCTAAAGAAATTTTTATGGCCGGTGAACAAGCCCACGTACCCTTACTAGCCGGCTGGAATTCCGAAGAATCGGGTTACCGCGCTATTTTAGGACAAGAAGCTCCTACTCCCGAAAATTACAAGAAAGCCGTCGAAAAATTGTACACTGACCGGGCGAGCGAAGTGTTACAGGCCTATCCGGCTACAACGGAAGAAGAAGTATTAGATGCGGCTACTAATTTAGCCGGCGACCGGTTTATTGGGTACAGCACCTGGAAGTGGATTGATGTACACAGCCAAACCGGCGGCAAACCGGTTTACCGTTACTTATATCTTCGTCCCCGCCCCGAAATGACGCCTGAAATGGGCAATGCCGTGGCGGGTTTAGCGGGAGGCGTTATTAAAAATCCGGATGCATCCGTTAAAAAAGCCCCACCTGCCCGCGGTGCCGTACATTCAGCGGAGATTGAATATGCCATGGGCAACCTGGCTACCAATAAAGTGTACGCTTGGACTCCGGATGACTACAAAGTATCGGCGACCATGCAAAGCTATTTCGCTAATTTTATTAAAACTGGCAACCCTAACGGCAAAGGTCTGCCTAGCTGGCCCGCTTTAAAAACAGGCAGTCCCGCCCAAGTAATGCACCTGGACGTAAATACCCGCGTGGAAACTGATAAAAATGGAGAGCGTTACCTTTTACTCGAAAAACTATCGGCTAAATAG
- a CDS encoding FAD-dependent oxidoreductase — protein sequence MKANNMKVVIIGGGIAGLTTAISLQQAGVSCAIYEAAPAIKPLGAGLTLAANAMKALAKLGLAEEVLAQGNVLTAFNILDEKGKIITQTNSSVFRAQYGADNIAIHRANLHQVLLSRIAPDTLYLNKQLVRLEKQNSGLLLHFSDGSTTKTDYLLAADGIHSAVRKIILPEATPRYAGYTCWRAVVDMPNVVQTEAIETWGQAGRFGMVPVAPNKIYYFACISAPQPDSAFKNFTVTDLVQQFKEYHRPIPEIWRQSHNEQLIWNDIYDLKPLPQLAFGTILLLGDAGHATTPNLGQGACQAIEDAVILANLWRNNNRVEDTFLQFEKMRLPRTHFVTTQSRRAGQIAQIQNPFTAKIRNLVLRALPARFLEKNLKKLLDVQF from the coding sequence ATGAAAGCCAATAATATGAAAGTAGTTATTATCGGGGGCGGAATTGCGGGTCTTACTACCGCTATTTCCTTGCAACAAGCAGGTGTTTCCTGTGCTATTTACGAAGCCGCCCCGGCAATTAAACCCCTGGGAGCCGGCTTGACGCTGGCGGCCAACGCCATGAAAGCTCTGGCAAAATTAGGTTTAGCGGAAGAAGTCCTGGCCCAAGGAAATGTATTAACGGCCTTCAACATTCTGGATGAGAAAGGAAAAATTATAACCCAAACCAATAGCTCCGTATTCCGGGCCCAATACGGGGCCGATAACATTGCCATTCACCGGGCTAATTTACACCAGGTTTTACTTTCCCGTATTGCGCCGGATACCTTATACCTGAACAAACAACTGGTACGATTGGAAAAACAGAACTCCGGATTGCTGCTGCATTTTAGCGACGGCAGTACTACCAAAACGGATTATTTACTTGCCGCCGATGGCATTCATTCGGCCGTTAGAAAAATTATCCTGCCGGAAGCTACTCCCCGGTACGCGGGCTATACTTGCTGGCGGGCAGTAGTAGATATGCCAAATGTAGTCCAAACCGAGGCTATTGAAACCTGGGGCCAAGCGGGCCGTTTTGGGATGGTACCGGTAGCACCGAACAAAATTTACTATTTTGCCTGTATTTCCGCTCCGCAACCTGATTCTGCATTTAAAAACTTTACCGTAACCGATTTAGTCCAGCAGTTTAAAGAGTATCATCGTCCTATTCCGGAAATATGGCGGCAATCGCATAACGAACAATTAATCTGGAACGACATTTACGACCTAAAACCTTTGCCCCAATTAGCCTTTGGCACTATTTTACTTTTGGGCGATGCCGGACATGCTACTACGCCCAATCTGGGTCAGGGAGCTTGCCAGGCCATTGAAGATGCGGTAATTCTGGCCAATTTATGGAGAAATAATAACCGGGTAGAAGATACTTTTCTTCAGTTCGAAAAAATGCGCCTGCCTCGAACGCATTTTGTAACCACCCAATCCCGGCGAGCAGGCCAAATAGCTCAAATCCAGAATCCATTCACTGCTAAAATCCGCAACTTGGTATTAAGGGCACTACCCGCCCGTTTTCTGGAGAAAAACTTGAAAAAACTACTGGATGTACAATTCTAA
- a CDS encoding DsbA family oxidoreductase encodes MAKSKIKIDIISDINCPWCYLGEARLQQALTQTNDQYVAEITFKPFELNPNAAPEGEDKQEYFIRHYGSEALPRLHASSKQLTEAGKAEGIVFNFEKADKVHNTFNGHRLIWLAGQYGVQVAVAKALFAANFTHGENVNDPAVLTLIGRQHGIPAEKLENFFATDEGKKEVKSLESWAQQVGISGVPAFIMNDQYLVSGAQPAETFLRVFEQIAPELKPISTDGPSCEVNGIC; translated from the coding sequence ATGGCTAAATCAAAAATCAAAATAGATATAATATCCGATATAAACTGCCCTTGGTGCTATTTAGGCGAAGCTCGTTTACAACAGGCATTAACCCAAACCAACGACCAGTACGTTGCCGAAATTACTTTTAAACCTTTTGAGTTGAACCCGAATGCGGCGCCGGAAGGCGAAGACAAACAAGAATACTTTATCCGGCATTACGGTTCCGAAGCTTTACCGCGCTTGCACGCTTCGAGTAAGCAATTAACCGAAGCCGGCAAAGCCGAAGGAATTGTTTTTAATTTCGAGAAGGCAGATAAAGTGCATAATACTTTTAATGGGCACCGGCTAATCTGGCTGGCCGGTCAATATGGCGTGCAGGTAGCGGTAGCTAAGGCTTTATTCGCGGCAAACTTTACGCACGGCGAAAACGTGAACGACCCCGCAGTACTAACTCTAATTGGTCGGCAGCACGGAATACCAGCTGAAAAATTAGAAAACTTCTTTGCAACGGATGAAGGCAAAAAAGAAGTAAAAAGCTTGGAAAGTTGGGCGCAGCAAGTGGGTATTTCCGGAGTGCCGGCTTTTATTATGAACGATCAGTATTTAGTAAGCGGCGCCCAACCCGCTGAAACTTTCCTGCGGGTTTTCGAGCAAATAGCGCCCGAACTAAAACCTATTAGTACCGACGGGCCAAGTTGCGAGGTAAATGGGATTTGTTAA
- a CDS encoding DUF5916 domain-containing protein gives MKRAWLLFLLLVVFTHFLSAATLDSVQVKKQYFTKLLTGNIILDGAPNEEVWNTVEWGGDFTQYQPNGGKAPSQKTNFKILYDTKFLYIAYRCFDTAPDSIIKRMGRRDEFPGDWVEINIDSYHDQRTAFSFSLSVSGVRGDEFISNNGNNWDTNWNPIWFAKAQVDAEGWTGEAKIPLSQLRYGNEPEKVWGFQITRRLFRKEERSTWQYIPQNSGVWVSAFGELHGIKDIPTHRQVEIAPYVTAQTDQYKKEAGNPFAKGSESKINIGLDGKFAITNDLILDFTVNPDFGQVEADPSQVRIDGFQNFFEERRPFFIESRNIFDYQLTGSEAGGDYDSDLLFYSRRIGSSPHGNPELNDGEYLKSPQNTSILGALKFSGKTKKGLSIGILESVTQREIATIDHDGQRREELVEPLTHYFVGRLQKDFKAGNTVIGGIITGVNREKGLSDQLHRNAYSGGLDFLHYWKNRTWYIRGNVVFSEVQGTKEAILNTQTSFEHVFQRPNAREVAVDSNRTSLAGTGGTFRFGKIGGKTGKMGQVLRFETGVTLRSPGLELNDIGFMLTANEINHFTWAGLHYQKPFSIFRSARLNYNHWARWDYGGKFIYQAFNFNSHATFKNYWQTGMGLTWNTFDISNNALRGASSIRRPPGLGNFFYVVSDTRKKFYTVLETFNFWGFGNTVKGNNIDLTTTFQPINALRISLSGSYSYNWRRQDQYVSDVTFHNLNRTIVGQVAQKTLRFTGRISYNITPDLTLQYYGQPYITRPIYDNFAYVSNPLARQYDDRFQVLDRSQMSFKDDEYQVDEDKDGTPDYSFSKPDFNFVQFRSNLVARWEYRAGSELYLVWSQGNTPDADADLNTPLANSLWNNAFAEQSRNIFLIKWTYRFLR, from the coding sequence ATGAAAAGAGCCTGGTTGCTTTTTCTTTTGCTTGTAGTTTTTACTCACTTTCTTTCCGCGGCAACCCTGGATTCCGTTCAGGTGAAAAAGCAATATTTTACCAAACTGCTTACCGGAAATATTATCTTAGATGGCGCTCCTAACGAAGAAGTCTGGAACACAGTAGAATGGGGCGGTGATTTTACCCAATACCAACCAAACGGAGGGAAAGCTCCTTCGCAAAAAACAAATTTTAAAATTTTATACGATACCAAATTCCTCTACATCGCTTACCGCTGCTTCGATACCGCACCCGATTCTATAATTAAACGCATGGGCCGGCGCGACGAGTTTCCCGGGGATTGGGTAGAAATAAATATTGATAGTTACCACGATCAGCGGACGGCTTTTTCCTTTTCTTTGTCGGTTTCGGGAGTGCGAGGCGATGAGTTTATTTCCAACAACGGCAATAACTGGGACACGAACTGGAATCCGATTTGGTTTGCCAAAGCCCAGGTAGATGCCGAAGGATGGACCGGGGAGGCTAAAATTCCGTTAAGCCAGTTGCGATACGGCAACGAACCCGAAAAAGTATGGGGATTTCAGATTACCCGGCGATTGTTCCGGAAAGAAGAACGGTCTACCTGGCAATATATTCCGCAAAATTCGGGCGTTTGGGTAAGTGCTTTCGGTGAACTGCACGGCATAAAAGATATCCCCACGCACCGGCAGGTAGAAATTGCTCCCTACGTTACGGCCCAAACTGACCAGTATAAAAAGGAAGCTGGCAACCCATTTGCGAAAGGCTCCGAATCGAAAATAAATATTGGATTAGACGGCAAATTTGCCATTACCAACGATTTAATTTTAGATTTTACGGTAAATCCCGATTTTGGCCAGGTAGAAGCCGATCCTTCCCAAGTTCGGATTGATGGATTTCAGAATTTTTTTGAGGAGCGTCGGCCATTTTTTATTGAAAGTCGCAACATTTTTGATTACCAGCTAACCGGTTCCGAGGCCGGCGGCGATTACGACAGCGATTTGTTATTTTATTCTCGCCGCATTGGCAGCTCCCCGCACGGCAACCCGGAATTGAACGACGGCGAATACCTGAAATCGCCGCAAAATACTTCTATACTGGGAGCACTTAAATTCAGTGGTAAAACGAAGAAAGGCTTGAGCATTGGCATTCTGGAAAGTGTTACGCAACGGGAAATTGCCACCATCGACCACGACGGGCAAAGAAGAGAGGAGTTGGTAGAGCCGCTCACTCATTATTTTGTCGGGCGTTTGCAGAAAGACTTTAAAGCCGGCAATACCGTTATCGGCGGAATTATAACCGGAGTGAACCGCGAAAAAGGCTTGAGCGACCAACTGCACCGCAATGCTTATTCCGGCGGACTGGACTTTCTGCATTATTGGAAAAACCGCACTTGGTACATCCGGGGTAACGTGGTTTTTAGTGAGGTACAAGGCACCAAAGAAGCCATCTTAAATACCCAGACCAGCTTCGAGCATGTATTCCAACGACCCAATGCCCGCGAAGTAGCCGTAGATAGTAACCGCACTTCCCTGGCGGGCACGGGAGGTACTTTCCGGTTTGGTAAAATTGGCGGTAAAACGGGTAAAATGGGCCAGGTATTAAGATTTGAAACCGGCGTAACCTTGCGCTCGCCCGGTCTGGAACTAAATGATATTGGATTTATGCTTACCGCCAACGAAATTAATCATTTTACCTGGGCGGGGCTTCATTATCAAAAACCGTTTTCTATTTTCCGGAGTGCCCGTTTAAATTATAACCATTGGGCTCGCTGGGATTATGGGGGTAAGTTTATTTATCAGGCTTTTAATTTTAATTCGCACGCTACCTTTAAAAATTACTGGCAAACGGGTATGGGTTTAACCTGGAATACTTTTGATATATCCAATAACGCCCTGCGAGGAGCTTCCTCCATTCGTCGCCCGCCTGGTTTAGGCAACTTCTTTTACGTAGTTTCCGACACCCGTAAAAAATTCTACACTGTTTTAGAAACTTTTAATTTCTGGGGATTTGGCAATACAGTGAAAGGAAATAATATAGATTTAACCACTACTTTTCAACCCATAAATGCCTTGCGCATAAGTTTAAGCGGCAGCTACTCGTATAACTGGCGCCGGCAAGACCAGTACGTGAGCGATGTAACCTTTCATAACCTCAATCGCACCATTGTGGGGCAAGTAGCCCAGAAAACCCTGCGTTTTACCGGCCGCATCAGTTACAACATTACTCCAGATTTAACCTTGCAATATTACGGACAGCCCTACATTACTCGCCCGATTTACGACAACTTTGCCTATGTTTCTAATCCATTGGCCCGCCAGTACGATGATCGTTTTCAGGTTTTGGATAGAAGCCAGATGAGTTTTAAGGACGATGAATACCAGGTAGACGAAGATAAAGACGGAACCCCGGATTATAGTTTCAGTAAACCGGATTTTAATTTTGTGCAGTTTCGCTCTAATCTAGTGGCTCGCTGGGAATACCGGGCCGGTTCCGAATTATACCTGGTTTGGTCGCAGGGTAATACGCCGGATGCGGACGCCGATTTAAATACTCCCTTGGCTAATAGTTTATGGAACAATGCTTTTGCCGAACAGTCGCGCAATATTTTCTTAATTAAATGGACCTACCGGTTTTTACGTTAG